Proteins encoded within one genomic window of Nitrososphaerales archaeon:
- a CDS encoding transposase, which yields MGMVKDCKWSNSPKHNNRKCRRHKSRDRDASWVWDHHREQYVYGYKVHLMMDSASGLPVMLTVTKAGYENRTVRWFIRMLLKLGVSVGKFLADAAYDSNITRLMIVKKLKIIPFIPLNARNCKGRNEEEKRAQ from the coding sequence ATGGGCATGGTTAAGGACTGCAAGTGGAGCAACAGTCCAAAGCATAACAATAGGAAGTGCAGGCGCCATAAGAGCAGGGACAGAGACGCATCATGGGTATGGGATCACCATAGAGAGCAGTATGTGTATGGGTACAAGGTGCATCTGATGATGGATTCTGCATCTGGTCTTCCTGTGATGCTGACAGTGACAAAGGCTGGCTATGAGAACCGAACAGTAAGGTGGTTCATTAGGATGTTATTGAAATTGGGAGTGAGTGTTGGGAAGTTCCTAGCAGATGCTGCATATGACAGCAATATTACAAGGCTGATGATAGTGAAGAAGTTAAAGATCATACCATTCATACCATTGAATGCAAGGAACTGCAAGGGTAGGAATGAAGAGGAGAAAAGGGCGCAATGA